The stretch of DNA TCGGCCCCGGCGTCCTGCTGGTACTGCTGTTTGCCGGTTACGCCGTCTACCGCGCCCGCAAGGAATACCGCATGGCGCTGGAGATCTATGAAAAAGGCGGCGAAAAGTCGGCCTACCTGGAAGACGAGCATTTCACCCTGAAAGAGAAAGTGGAAATGCTGCCGCGCGTGCTGCCGTTCATTGTGCTGCTGATCGGCGTGATGGTGGCGCTGTACGGCGGCTTCGCCACGCCATCGGAAACCGCAGGCCTCGGCGCGCTGCTGGCGCTGGCGCTGCTGGCCGTGATCTACGGCGTGTGGAAGCCGAAAGATCTGTCGCCGATCCTGGGTTCGTCGATCAAGGAATCGACTATGCTGTTGCTGATCATAGGCATGTCGCTGCTGTACTCCTACGTGATGAGCTATCTGCATATCAGCCAGTCGGCGGCCGCCTGGGTGGTCGGCCTGCACCTGTCCAAATGGGTGCTGCTGGCGGTGATCCTGTTTATGGTGATCGTGTTCGGCTTCTTCCTGCCGCCGGTGTCGATCATTCTGATGACGGCGCCAATCATCCTGCCTCCACTGCGCGAAGCCGGTTTTGACCTGATCTGGTTCGGCATCGTGATGACGGTGGTAATGGAGATGGGCCTGATTCACCCGCCGGTGGGACTGAATATATTCGTCATCAAGAACATCGCGCCGGACATTCCTTTGAAGGATGTGATCTGGGGCGTATTCCCCTTCCTGTTGCTGATGGTGCTAGCGGTGCTGCTGCTGTGCGTCTTCCCATCGATTGCAACCGGCCTGCCTGACATGATTATGGGAGCAAAATAAAATGTCCTGGAACACCTTGCAGCAAAATCGCGAAGCGCGATTGCAGCGCGCCCGAACGGAACTGGGCAATCAGCTGGACGGCAAAAGCCTGCCGCCCGCGCGCATCGCCGATCTGCTGCATGCTGTCATCGAGTGTGGTGATCGCGTCTGCCTCGAAGGGAACAACCAGAAGCAGGCCGATTTCCTCGGCCATGCGCTGGCCAACCTGAATCCGGAGCGCGTCAACGATCTGCACATGCTGCAGTCAGTGCTGGCGCTGCCGGAGCACCTGGATGTCTTCGAGCGCGGCGTCGCCTCGCGGCTGGACTTTTCGTTCTCCGGCCCACAGGCAGCCCGGGTGGCGCGGCTGGCCTCCAGCGGCAAGCTGAATATCGGCGCCATCCACACCTACCTGGAGCTGTTCAGCCGCTACTTCATCGATCTGCCGCCGCGCGTCTGCCTGATCGCGGCGGAAGCGGCGGACCGCGACGGCAATCTGTACACCGGGCCGAATACCGAGGACACGCCGGCCATCGTCGAAGCGACAGCGTTCAAGCAGGGCATCGTGATCGTCCAGGTGAACAAGATCGTGGACAAGGTGCCGCGCGTCGACGTGCCGGGCGACTGGGTGGACTTCGTGGTGCAGTCGCCGCGTCCCTACTACATCGAGCCGCTGTTCACGCGCGACCCGGCGCAGATTTCGGAGATCCAGGTGCTGATGGCAATGATGGCCATCAAAGGCATCTATGCCGAATATGAAGTGCAGCGGCTGAATCACGGCATCGGCTTCGATACGGCGGCCATCGAGCTGCTGCTGCCGACCTACGCAGAATCGCTCGGCCTGCGCGGCAAGATCGGCAAGCACTGGGCACTGAATCCGCATCCGGCGCTGATCCCTGCGATTGAAGCGGGATTCGTCACCTCAATCCACTCGTTTGGCTCGGAGCTGGGCATGGAAGACTACATCCATGCACGACCGGACGTGTTTGCGATCGGCCCGGACGGCACTATGCGCAGCAACCGCGCCATGTGCCAGGCCGCCGGCCACTACGCCTGCGATATGTTCATCGGCTCGACCTTGCAAATCGATTTGCAGGGCAATTCGTCCACCGCGACGGCGGGCCGCATCTCCGGCTTTGGCGGCGCGTCCAACATGGGCGCCGATGCGCGCGGCCGGCGTCACGCCAGCCCGGCATGGCTTAAGGCCGGCGAGCAGGCGCGCGCTGGCCGCAACACCATCCCGCGCGGCCAGAAGCTGGTGGTGCAGATGGTCGAGACCTTCCGCGAGCATATGCAACCGGCCTTCGTTGAAAAGCTGGATGCGTGGGAGCTGATGGAACAGGCCAAGATGGCGATCCCGCCGGTGATGATCTACGGCGACGACGTCACCCACATTCTGACCGAGGAAGGCATCGCCAACCTGCTGCTGTGCCGCACCGACGAAGAACGCGAACAGGCGATACGCGGCGTGGCTGGCTACACGCCGGTCGGTCTGGCGCGCGACCAGCGCATGGTGGAGAACCTGCGCGACCGTGGCATCATCACCCGCGCCGAGGATCTGGACATCGACAAGCGCATGGCCACGCGCGATCTGCTGGCCGCCCGTAACATGAAAGACCTGGTGCGCGCATCGGGCGGTTTGTACAATCCGCCCAAGCGGTTCCGCAACTGGTGACCTCCCCCGTCGTTCCCGCGCAGGCGGGAACCCATACTCAGCATGGATTCCCGCCTGCGCGGGAATGACGGCGCTGAGTTAGGAGTCTAAAACATGGAAACACTGAATTATCGATTTGAAAACGGCACCCACCGCCTGACCGCGCCGCCGGAAGTGGTGGGCGTAGTCGGCTCGGGCAATCTGGAAGTGCTGATCGAGCCGGCTTCACTGGACGGCGCATGCAGCATCGAGATCACCACCGCCGCCGTTGGCTTTGGCCAGATCTGGGAAGCGGTGATGCGCGACTTCCAACAGCGCTGGCTGCTGGCCGATACCCGTATTTCAATCAACGACATGGGCGCCACGCCGGCCGTGGTCAGCCTGCGGCTGGACCAGGCGGTGCAAACCATGCTGGGAGATGCACCATGAGCCGCCCTGTCAGCTATCAGGAAGCGACCGCGCGCGAGCGCTTGCACCACCTGTTCAATGCCGGCAGCTTTGAAGAATTCCTGCCGCCGTCGGAACGCGTCACCAGCCCTCACCTGCCGCAGTTGAATGCGCCGGTGGCGTTTGATGATGGCGTGGCGATCGGCCGTGCGCTGCTGGGCGGCGTGCCGGTGTACGTGGCGGCGCAGGAAGGTGCTTTCATGGGCGGCGCGGTCGGCGAGGTACATGGCGCCAAGCTGGTTGGTCTGCTACGCAAAGCGGTGGCCGACAAGGTGGCAGCAGTGGTGCTACTGGTGGAATCGGGCGGCGTGCGACTGCACGAAGCCAATGCCGGCTTGATCGCGGTGTCGGAAGTGATGCGCGCACTGCTGGATGCGCGCGATGCCGGGGTTGCAGTGGTGGTACTGGTCGGCGGATCGAACGGCGCCTTCGGCGGCATGGGCATCGTGACGCGCTGCGCTAATGTGGTCATCATGTCGGAAGAAGGACGGTTGGCGATGTCCGGTCCCGAGGTGATTGAAACCGCCAACGGCGTGGAAGAATTCGATTCGCGTGACCGCGCGCTGGTGTGGCGCACGACTGGCGGCAAGCATCGCTACCTGCTGGGCGACTGTCAGCGCATCGTGGCAGATGATGTAGCGGCCTTCCGCGTTGCAGCGCAGGAGGCTGTGGCCTCGCTGGCTGGCGGCGATACCGCCTTGTCGCTGGAAGCGCTGGAGGCCGAGCAGAAAATGCTGTCCGACCGTTTGAACAATTACGGCGCGCTGCATGATCCGATCGATATCTGGACTGCGATGCAGATGCCGGATGCGGCCAATATTCCGATGCTGGATGCGGACAGTTTTGTCGCGGCGGCGGCATCGCACCGCCACGGAGGTTGAGATGGACTGGAAAAAACTGGCAAATACGCTGTTCCCTGAAGGGCATAGCATCAGTGAGCAGAATGAGTTTCTGAGCGGTGAAGCACAGGTGGACGGTCAGACCGTCGCGGTGATCGGCACCACTGGTCACACGCCCATCGGCATCGAGATCGCGTTGGCGCAGGCGCAGGCGATTCTGCGCACGGTGCGTGATTTCCCCGGACGGCCGATTCTGATGCTGATCGATACGCAGGGCCAGCGCTTGCGGCATCGCGATGAGATGTTGGGCATTAACAGCTACATGGCGCACTTGGGCAAGTGCGTGGATCTGGCGCGGCGCAAGGGACACAAGATTATCGGCCTGGTGTACGACCAGGCGCTGTCGGGTGGCTTTATCACCAGCGGTCTGATGGCCGATGCTTGTCATGCGCTGCCGGATGCCACCATCCGCGTGATGGGTTTGCCGGCGATGGCGCGCATTACCAAGGTGCCGGAGGAGCAGTTGACGGAACTGGCGCAAAGTAATCCGGTGTTTGCGCCGGGGCCGGAGAATTATTTGCGCATGGGAGGCCTGGAGTCGATCTGGCATGGCGATCTGGCGGCGCATTTGCGCACGGCACTCGCTCAGCCGGTGGCGGGCGATCAGCGTAGTGCGCTGGGGTTGCAGCGTGGCGGCCGTCGTCTGGCGCAGCCGGTGATTGATGCGGTGCTGTCTGGCGCTCATGTCCAACGCGTCTAACCATTTTGAGCGGCATATGCTGGTGTGGCTGACCGCCATCGGTTGGCACACCGCGATTGCCGCTGCACGCGATGAGCACAAGACGGCTTTGACGTTGTGGGAGAGTCAGGATTGGCCGGTAGTGGTGCGGCGGCTGGATGTGGATGCTGGCGCCGACGAGGTTTGTCTCGGTCTGCCGCTGCCGCCGGATAGCGCTGGCGTGAAGGTAAGGATTGCGTTGCGCGCGCGGGTGGCGGATATCAGCCGCTTGTCGCCGGCGCTGTTGCTGCGTGATGCCGCGGCGGTGCGCGATGTGCAGGCGTTGTGTGACGATGCCGGCGCGCTGCCGTTGCGCGTGTTTGGGTCGGTGGCGATGCAGGCGTTGACTGGCTTGCAGTATCTGTCGCCGACGTCGGACGTGGATGTGCTGTTTCACCCGGCCAGCCGTCGCCAGCTTGAAGAAGGCAACGCACTGTTGGCGCGCCATGCGGAACGCTTGCTGCTGGATGGCGAAATTGTGTTCGCTGGCGGCGCCGCCGTGTCATGGAAGGAGTGGCAGATGGCGATGACGCACCCGGCCAAGGTGTTGGTGAAGGATTTGCAGTCGGTGCGCTTGGTCGATACGGCATCGCTGCTGGCGACGTTGGAGGCGCAATGACGCGCGCGACAGCTATATCGCTCCGCGCCGCGCCGGCGATGGCGACGTCGGCGATTAGCGCCCGTCGGCTCGGGCGCGCTGAGAAGCTGGGCTTTTCGCGCGAGGTAGCGCGGCTGGCGGTGCGTAGTTTGCATGCCGAATTGTGCTTGTATCCCAAGCCAGGCCTCGTGTCACCGGTCGACAGCGGCAGTCATGACGACATGGACGCGGGGACGTTCATGCGCAGCATGTTCGCGCTGCGTCACTACTTTAAGAAAATCTGTTTGGCAGGATTGAACGATGCACCGTTCGCGCAACTGAAGTCACTGGGCATCGCAGCGGAGACGGCGATGCTGAAAGCGACGCGTGGTATTAATACGCATCGCGGTGCGATCTTCAGCCTGGGCATGCTATGTGCCACCGCCGGCCGCGCCCGCGCACAAGGCACACCAATGACACCCTCCGCCCTTCGCGCTGAAATGCTGATCCGCTGGGGCGAAGAGCTGGCAATGCACGCCGCCCCTGCGGCAAACAGCTCCAGACCATCGCGCGCAGCCCCCTCCCGCCCACACGCCACGCAAGCGGAGCCCGGCTTCGGCACGCATGCTAGCATCACAACCCTCGGCGGCAGTCCGCGCGGCGTGCTGCCAGCGATGGCGATCGCGGCGGGGTCGGCGGGCAGTAGCCTGCCAGGCGGCGAGGTCGCGGGCGGGATAAGTAACGGGTTGCGCGTAGCGGCGCGGTATGCGGTGAGTGGTGCGCGTGAGGAAGGGGCGTTGGGACTTCCGTCGGTGTTTGAGGTCGGCCTCCCTGCCCTTCTGGCCGCGCGCGCGCGTGGCGCTACCGTCACCGAGGAGCGTATCGATACGCTGTACACACTGATGGCCCACATCAGCGACAGCAACGTCTATCACCGTGCCGGGCCGCACGGCGCGCAGATCGTGCGCGATCACGCCGAACGCTTTCTCGCCCAAGGCGGCACCGCCAACAGCAACTGGCGCGCCGACGCCATCGCCAGCCATTACGTTTTCATGCAACACCGCCTGTCGCCCGGCGGCGCGGCCGATCTGCTGGCGGCCTGCTGCCTGGTGCAAGCCATCGCCGCATTGGACACGCCATGAGTCGCGCGCGTCTCCTGCTGCTCTGCCCCGGCCAAGGCGACCAGCATGCCGGCATGTTCGATCTGGCCCGCACTAATCCAGCCGCCAGCGCGCTGATTGACCGTCTGCTGAACATGCAGCCGCCAACCGGCGAGGATATCTTCGCCAACCGCACCGCCCAGCCGCTGATCGTGACGGCCACGCTGGGCATGTGGCAAGCCATCCGCGACTTTGCGCCGCAGCCCGCGCTGGTCGCCGGCTACAGCATCGGCGAGTTATCAGCCTACGGCGTGGCCGGCGCGTTCAC from Duganella dendranthematis encodes:
- a CDS encoding TRAP transporter large permease → MSDLTLGALYGAVTLVVMFSGMPIAFALGIVATGFMYFFMPASSLDTITQNVYEEMASITLLSIPLFILKGAAIGKSPAGRDLYSAIHTWMHKIPGGLGIANVFACALFAAMAGSSPATCSAIGSAGIPEMRKRGYSPGFAAGIIAAGGTLGILLPPSITMILYAVAAEQSLGRLFLAGIGPGVLLVLLFAGYAVYRARKEYRMALEIYEKGGEKSAYLEDEHFTLKEKVEMLPRVLPFIVLLIGVMVALYGGFATPSETAGLGALLALALLAVIYGVWKPKDLSPILGSSIKESTMLLLIIGMSLLYSYVMSYLHISQSAAAWVVGLHLSKWVLLAVILFMVIVFGFFLPPVSIILMTAPIILPPLREAGFDLIWFGIVMTVVMEMGLIHPPVGLNIFVIKNIAPDIPLKDVIWGVFPFLLLMVLAVLLLCVFPSIATGLPDMIMGAK
- the mdcA gene encoding malonate decarboxylase subunit alpha, whose product is MSWNTLQQNREARLQRARTELGNQLDGKSLPPARIADLLHAVIECGDRVCLEGNNQKQADFLGHALANLNPERVNDLHMLQSVLALPEHLDVFERGVASRLDFSFSGPQAARVARLASSGKLNIGAIHTYLELFSRYFIDLPPRVCLIAAEAADRDGNLYTGPNTEDTPAIVEATAFKQGIVIVQVNKIVDKVPRVDVPGDWVDFVVQSPRPYYIEPLFTRDPAQISEIQVLMAMMAIKGIYAEYEVQRLNHGIGFDTAAIELLLPTYAESLGLRGKIGKHWALNPHPALIPAIEAGFVTSIHSFGSELGMEDYIHARPDVFAIGPDGTMRSNRAMCQAAGHYACDMFIGSTLQIDLQGNSSTATAGRISGFGGASNMGADARGRRHASPAWLKAGEQARAGRNTIPRGQKLVVQMVETFREHMQPAFVEKLDAWELMEQAKMAIPPVMIYGDDVTHILTEEGIANLLLCRTDEEREQAIRGVAGYTPVGLARDQRMVENLRDRGIITRAEDLDIDKRMATRDLLAARNMKDLVRASGGLYNPPKRFRNW
- the mdcC gene encoding malonate decarboxylase acyl carrier protein; translation: METLNYRFENGTHRLTAPPEVVGVVGSGNLEVLIEPASLDGACSIEITTAAVGFGQIWEAVMRDFQQRWLLADTRISINDMGATPAVVSLRLDQAVQTMLGDAP
- a CDS encoding biotin-independent malonate decarboxylase subunit beta yields the protein MSRPVSYQEATARERLHHLFNAGSFEEFLPPSERVTSPHLPQLNAPVAFDDGVAIGRALLGGVPVYVAAQEGAFMGGAVGEVHGAKLVGLLRKAVADKVAAVVLLVESGGVRLHEANAGLIAVSEVMRALLDARDAGVAVVVLVGGSNGAFGGMGIVTRCANVVIMSEEGRLAMSGPEVIETANGVEEFDSRDRALVWRTTGGKHRYLLGDCQRIVADDVAAFRVAAQEAVASLAGGDTALSLEALEAEQKMLSDRLNNYGALHDPIDIWTAMQMPDAANIPMLDADSFVAAAASHRHGG
- the mdcE gene encoding biotin-independent malonate decarboxylase subunit gamma — its product is MDWKKLANTLFPEGHSISEQNEFLSGEAQVDGQTVAVIGTTGHTPIGIEIALAQAQAILRTVRDFPGRPILMLIDTQGQRLRHRDEMLGINSYMAHLGKCVDLARRKGHKIIGLVYDQALSGGFITSGLMADACHALPDATIRVMGLPAMARITKVPEEQLTELAQSNPVFAPGPENYLRMGGLESIWHGDLAAHLRTALAQPVAGDQRSALGLQRGGRRLAQPVIDAVLSGAHVQRV
- the mdcG gene encoding malonate decarboxylase holo-[acyl-carrier-protein] synthase, whose protein sequence is MSNASNHFERHMLVWLTAIGWHTAIAAARDEHKTALTLWESQDWPVVVRRLDVDAGADEVCLGLPLPPDSAGVKVRIALRARVADISRLSPALLLRDAAAVRDVQALCDDAGALPLRVFGSVAMQALTGLQYLSPTSDVDVLFHPASRRQLEEGNALLARHAERLLLDGEIVFAGGAAVSWKEWQMAMTHPAKVLVKDLQSVRLVDTASLLATLEAQ
- a CDS encoding triphosphoribosyl-dephospho-CoA synthase, with amino-acid sequence MATSAISARRLGRAEKLGFSREVARLAVRSLHAELCLYPKPGLVSPVDSGSHDDMDAGTFMRSMFALRHYFKKICLAGLNDAPFAQLKSLGIAAETAMLKATRGINTHRGAIFSLGMLCATAGRARAQGTPMTPSALRAEMLIRWGEELAMHAAPAANSSRPSRAAPSRPHATQAEPGFGTHASITTLGGSPRGVLPAMAIAAGSAGSSLPGGEVAGGISNGLRVAARYAVSGAREEGALGLPSVFEVGLPALLAARARGATVTEERIDTLYTLMAHISDSNVYHRAGPHGAQIVRDHAERFLAQGGTANSNWRADAIASHYVFMQHRLSPGGAADLLAACCLVQAIAALDTP